The genomic stretch AAGACAGGTTAATGGGAGGTTTACATTATACCCCACAGAAAATATTTACAATTTTTTATTACTGGATCAAATTGATGGGCAAATTTATCAGGTACAATGGTCTACCGAGGAAGATAAAAGAGGTCTAGTTGATGTATTCTAATACCTTATTATTTTTAAAAACAAATATGAGGGAACAAATACAATAGGAAGGGCCTTTATAGCCCTCCCTTCATCAGCATAGGAATAATAGGATTCACTTGTGACGATTATATGATCTAGAACCGGCAATTCCATCAATTTACCTAGGTTGACCATTCGTTCAGTTAAGTTGTTATCGGTATTGCTTGGAAATCGGTTTCCTGAAGGATGGTTGTGAGCCAAAATCATTCCTGAGCTATTCGATTTTACCGCAGCTGCAAAAATGATTTTTGGATCTGCAACAGTTCCAGAGGTCCCACCTGTTGAGACATCAACGACTCCAAGAACTCTGTTAGAACGGTTAAGCAACATCACTTTAAACTGTTCTACGAACTGCAGTTTTGACTCATCCCAGTTTTCTAAAAGCACGTCATAGGCTTCTTTGGAAGAGGTGATTTTAAGAACCTCAAAAAGTTTGACATGAGGTTGGTAACTAAGGACGATTTCGGCTACTTTGTTGGGAACGATTTTTCTGTTTTGGGTATCCATAACATTTCAATTTAAGGTTAGAAATTAATTTGGATACCATCCCAGCTTGAGGGCAATCAAGGCCAAGTGGCAACGGAATAAATGAAGGCTAAGCGGGCAGCCCTGTGTTTATGCCGAACGCTCTTGGCACGCTACAGCAGCCCGAAAGCTAACTTTGTATCTGATTAATGAATTAAATTAACACTGAACATATTTCGAAATTATTCCAAAAGCTATTAGCTTCAATTGTTAATTAGATACAGTAAATTCCATCCTCCTTTCTAATTAATAAAATATCAATCTATATTTTACTTAATGGCAATAATTAATATATTTGATTTGGCAATTCCCACTTTTTAACAAATAACACTACTCTCACTATGCAATCACACACTCACCGCGCGATGGCCATGGCGTATCTTAAGCGTTCATTCGGCCGGATTACACTCAAAGACATAGATAAACCATTGATTTCTCACCACTCATTAGCTAAAAACACCTTGTTTATGGTATTTTTTGATATCTGGGGATGGAGTAGTTTTAGGGAATGTTCGTTTGTAAGCGGCTGTAAACCTTCATTGTAGTTTGCGAACGGTTAAGATAAAAGAAATAGAAGCAATAGAGGTGCTGAATACAAGTGTTGTGCAATATTTGAATAAACCATGAATATAGAATCAGAATACTATAGCAACCTTAGCAAGATAATAGCTTCGGCAAAGTTTAACCTACCTGAGAATTACCTTGAAAAGCTCCGTGAGTCTTTACAATCATTGCAGACAATTGACTTTGATAATATTTTAAAGAATTTACCCGCCACAAGTAAATCAACGTCCTCGACTGCAATAAAAAAACTGAAGCAGGCTCATGAAGCAGAAAATTTAAATCTTGTATTAGGTGCAGGGATTTCTAGGCCCTATGGTTTGCCAACTTGGGATTTTCTATTACAAAAATTACTTCTTAAAACAATAGAAGAAACACCAGAAAAAGCCGTAGTTCTCTCCAAAGTCTTTTCTAAAGTTTTTAACCCAAGTCCATTAATAGCAGGAAGATACCTTCAGGGGTCTCTATTTAATTCTAAAGACAAGAATAAATTCGAAAAGGAAGTAAGAAAAACATTATATGAGTCTTTTGATAAAAATGCAGCTTCTCCAATAATGGACGAAATCGTAAAGCTGTGCGCCGCACCAGGAAATAGCCGGAACCTTGATGGAATAATAACCTATAACTATGATGATATTATAGAAACAAAAATCAAGGAAAAGAAAATGGACATACCATTTCAGTCAGTTTACGGTCAAGCGGTTGATCCAGATAACAGAGCTTTAGCGATATATCATGTACATGGTTTTTTACCACAAGAAGGAGAAATCAATGAATTAAACAATATTACACTTGGTGAATATGTCTATCATGAGCAGTACAGCAATATC from Echinicola soli encodes the following:
- a CDS encoding SIR2 family protein; protein product: MNIESEYYSNLSKIIASAKFNLPENYLEKLRESLQSLQTIDFDNILKNLPATSKSTSSTAIKKLKQAHEAENLNLVLGAGISRPYGLPTWDFLLQKLLLKTIEETPEKAVVLSKVFSKVFNPSPLIAGRYLQGSLFNSKDKNKFEKEVRKTLYESFDKNAASPIMDEIVKLCAAPGNSRNLDGIITYNYDDIIETKIKEKKMDIPFQSVYGQAVDPDNRALAIYHVHGFLPQEGEINELNNITLGEYVYHEQYSNIYSWNNIVQINKFRDKTCLFIGTSLSDPNIRRLLDIANSQKKGRKFHYIIKKKSSKVWVRERLKQILDDNPQIFNEKVKAKLDFDETVSLLIEIQNRFEEKDSESLGVKTVWIDDYDKDIANILRKIRE
- a CDS encoding JAB domain-containing protein; translation: MDTQNRKIVPNKVAEIVLSYQPHVKLFEVLKITSSKEAYDVLLENWDESKLQFVEQFKVMLLNRSNRVLGVVDVSTGGTSGTVADPKIIFAAAVKSNSSGMILAHNHPSGNRFPSNTDNNLTERMVNLGKLMELPVLDHIIVTSESYYSYADEGRAIKALPIVFVPSYLFLKIIRY